Sequence from the Hamadaea flava genome:
CACGCGGGCCTCGCCGGCTGAGCCGATCTCGCCGATGGCCCGGCCGTCGAGCCGGGACCCGGGGGCGATCGGCAGCTCGGCGACGAGCAGGACCCGGCGGCCGATCGGGATGGTGGCGAGCACCTCCCGTTCGAGCAGCGAGGCCGCGAACGCCGGGGCCGCCAGCGCGGACACGCTGCGGGAGGTGCCGATGCTGAAGGTCCGTTGCAGGCGCTCGGCGAAGTCGGTGTCGAACAGGCGCACCACGACCTTGAGGCCGGGCCGCAGGGTGCGGCCGCCGAGCGCCGCCTCCAGATTGACCACGTCGTCGGTGGAGACGATGACCAGCGCGGAGCAGGTCGTGATCGAGGCGGTCCGGAGCGTCTCCTCCCGGCTGGCGTCCCCGATGATCAGTGGAATCTCCAGCTCGCGGGCCAGCGCCACGCCCCGCGCGTCGGGGTTCTTGTCGATGGCGACGACCGGTACGCCCAAGTCGTGCAGTGATCGGATGACCCGCGTGCCTACGTTGCCCAGCCCGACCACGACGACGTGGTTCTCCCGGCGGGTCAGCAGCCGCCCGGAGGACACCGCCAGCCGGGTGTTGACCAGGCCCTCGACCACCGTCGCGGTGAGCAGCGGGACGAGGGCCATCCCGGCGACCGTGACGACGAGCTGACTGATCTGGACCGCGATGTCCTCGCTGGCGTCGGCGCCGGAGAACGCCGTGAGCAGCGTTTGATAGATCCCGACCCAGACGCCCTCGCCGCTGCTGATCACCAGGCTCACCCCACCGGCCAGCAGTACGCCGAAGGTCACCGCCAACGCGATCCGCAGCGACCGGCTGACCGACTGCCGCAGGTTCCGCACGAGCGGGCCGAGACTCCACGGCCGGGCCTTGCGCAGCGGCGTACCCCGGGCGTGGCCGTTGGTCTGCCGTTCCCCGTGGGCCACCGCAAGCACCACGTCGGTAGGGCCCGGGCGGTCGACGACGGGCAGTACGTCGGGTGCCCCGTCCGGGCCGGTCTGCGACAGATCGCAGATCACGTCGCTCGGGGCGACGTCCGCCCGGGACGCGGCGTAGAGCGTACGGCCGGAGAGCCGGAAGTAGGTCGGCGCACCGTCGCCGAGCGCCGCCTGGACGAACGCCGGGGCGGCGATGGCGGAGTCG
This genomic interval carries:
- a CDS encoding NAD-binding protein — protein: MAPSASLPPFSRGVPKMLAALRPSGRAGDGDTFVVCGANALTYRLVEELSQRYGAQVTVMMTPAQKRSGRDFSDLAGVRVVTAERLDDRAFVSAGIRTAAGLALTEQDDVGNIHAAMRAEEINSRLRIVIRMFNLSLGLRVRQLFRDCAIISDSAIAAPAFVQAALGDGAPTYFRLSGRTLYAASRADVAPSDVICDLSQTGPDGAPDVLPVVDRPGPTDVVLAVAHGERQTNGHARGTPLRKARPWSLGPLVRNLRQSVSRSLRIALAVTFGVLLAGGVSLVISSGEGVWVGIYQTLLTAFSGADASEDIAVQISQLVVTVAGMALVPLLTATVVEGLVNTRLAVSSGRLLTRRENHVVVVGLGNVGTRVIRSLHDLGVPVVAIDKNPDARGVALARELEIPLIIGDASREETLRTASITTCSALVIVSTDDVVNLEAALGGRTLRPGLKVVVRLFDTDFAERLQRTFSIGTSRSVSALAAPAFAASLLEREVLATIPIGRRVLLVAELPIAPGSRLDGRAIGEIGSAGEARVIALSALGEPRPIWSPATERRLEPLDRLTVIATRAGLSRLLRLAAAPDDPIGHAVAVAR